The nucleotide window CCTTCGAGGCCGTCGAGCTCCGCGACGGCGACCCGAACCGCTACCTCGGCAAGGGCGTGGAGAAGGCCGTCCTGGCCGTCATCGAGCAGATCGGCCCGGAGCTCGTCGGCTACGACGCGACCGAGCAGCGGCTGATCGACCAGGCCATGTTCGACCTGGACGCCACCGACAACAAGGGCTCGCTCGGCGCCAACGCCATCCTCGGCGTCTCCCTCGCCGTCGCGCACGCCGCCTCCGAGGCCAGCGACCTCCCGCTGTTCCGCTACCTCGGCGGCCCGAACGCGCACGTCCTGCCCGTGCCGATGATGAACATCCTGAACGGCGGCTCGCACGCCGACTCCAACGTGGACATCCAGGAGTTCATGATCGCCCCGATCGGCGCGGAGTCCTTCTCCGAGGCGCTGCGCTGGGGCGCCGAGGTCTACCACACCCTCAAGAAGGTCCTGAAGGAGCGCGGGCTGTCCACCGGCCTCGGTGACGAGGGCGGCTTCGCCCCCAACCTGGGCTCCAACCGCGAGGCCCTCGACCTCATCCTCGAGGCCGTCAAGCAGGCCGGCTATGCCCCCGGCCAGGACATCGCGCTCGCGCTGGACGTCGCCGCCTCCGAGTTCTGCAAGGACGGCAAGTACCAGTTCGAGGGCAAGGACCGCTCGGCCGCCGAGATGACCGAGTACTACGAGGAGCTGGTCGCGGCCTACCCGCTGGTCTCCATCGAGGACCCGCTGTTCGAGGACGACTGGGCCGGCTGGAAGGTCATCACCGACAAGCTCGGCGCCAAGGTGCAGCTCGTCGGCGACGACCTGTTCGTCACCAACCCCGAGCGCCTCGCCCGCGGCATCGAGGAGGGCTCCGCCAACGCGCTGCTGGTGAAGGTCAACCAGATCGGCTCGCTGACCGAGACCCTGGACGCCGTCGAGCTGGCCCAGCGCAACGGCTTCAAGTGCATGATGTCGCACCGCTCCGGCGAGACCGAGGACGTCACCATCGCCGACCTCGCCGTCGCCACCAACTGCGGCCAGATCAAGACCGGCGCCCCGGCCCGCTCCGAGCGCGTCGCCAAGTACAACCAGCTGCTGCGCATCGAGGAGATCCTCGACGACGCCGCGGTCTACGCCGGCCGCTCCGCCTTCCCGCGGTTCCGTCACGGCAGCTGACCCACGGCGGCCCGCCGCCCCGGGGGACCGGGGCGGCGAGGGCTAATCGGGCGAGACAACCGCCCAGCACCCCGTACGTCCCCGGCAACGGTCCCGTACCGTTGCCGGGGACGCGTCTGCTTCAGCAGTCAGGCGTCCGTCAGTGAAGGGGAGACGACGTGCCCGCGGACCGGTTCTCGACCGCGACCCGACTCAAGGCCCTCGGCGAGCAGGCCGCAGCCCGCGTCTACCGTGCCCGCCCGCCCCGCCGCAACCGCCTCACCGGCCGCGCCGCCCTGCTGGCCCTGGTGATGTGCTCGCTGGTCGTCGCCCTCGCCTACCCGATAAGGCAGTACGTCTCCCAGCGCTCCGACATCGCCGACCAGCGCCACCGCGCGCAGGACGCCGGCGCCGCCCTGGAGCGGCTGCGCGAGCAGCAGGCCCGCTGGCAGGACCCGGAGTACGTCCGTCAGCAGGCCCGCCGTCACCTTCACTACGTCATGCCGGGCGAGACCGGCTACCTCGTCCAGGACGGCTCCGGCACCGGCTCCGCGCCGAAGGGGCCGCAGGCCGCGCAGCGCCCCTGGTACGAGAATCTCTGGGACGCCGTCGACTCGGCCGACAAGCGGTAGGGCCGGGCCCGTACCGCCGGCGGGCGCCGCCCCGTACTGTCGGATACGGGACGGCATGCCCGCCCCGCTCACCACTCACCTCACCGAAAGCGCACATGGACACCCCCCCGCCCCAGACCGAGCCCACCGAGCCCACCGCCGCGGACATCGCCGCTTTCAAGGAGCAGCTGGGCCGCCCGCCGCGCGGGCTGCGCGCCATCGCGCACCGCTGCCCCTGCGGCCGGCCCGATGTCGTCGAGACGGCGCCGCGCCTGGAGGACGGCACGCCCTTCCCCACGCTCTACTACCTCACCTGCCCGCGCGCGGCCTCCGCGATCGGCACGCTGGAGGCCAACGGCGTGATGAAGGAGATGTCCGAGCGCCTGGCGGCCGACCCGGAGCTTGCCGCCGCCTACCGCGCGGCGCACGAGGACTACATCCGGCGGCGGGACGCGATCGAGGTGCTCCAGGGTTTCCCGAGCGCCGGCGGCATGCCCGACCGGGTCAAGTGCCTGCATGTCCTCGTCGGTCACTCGCTGGCCGCCGGGCCGGGCGTCAACCCGCTCGGTGACGAGGCCCTCGCGATGCTCCCGGAGTGGTGGAAGAAGGGGCCGTGCGTGACCCCCTGCCAGGACACCGGAGCCCAGGACACCGAAGCTCAGGACGCCCCCGAAGGAGACGCCACGTGAAGCGGGTCGCCGCCATCGACTGCGGTACGAACTCCATCCGGCTGCTGGTCGCGGACTGCGACCCGGCGACCGGCGAGCTGAAGGACCTCGACCGCCGGATGCAGATCGTCCGGCTCGGCCAGGGCGTGGACCGCACCGGACGGCTGGCGCCCGAGGCGCTGGAGCGCACCTTCGCGGCCTGCCGTGAGTACGCCGCGGTGATCAAGGATCTGGGCGCCGAGCAGGTCCGCTTCGTGGCGACCTCCGCCTCCCGGGACGCGGAGAACCGCGAGGACTTCGTCCGCGGCGTGGTGGACATCCTGGGCGTGGAGCCCGAGGTGATCACCGGCGACCAGGAGGCCGAGTTCTCCTTCGACGGCGCCACCAAGGAGCTCACCGGCCGCGCGGACCTGGAGCGGCCCTTCCTGGTGGTCGACATCGGCGGCGGCTCGACCGAGTTCGTCCTCGGCAGCGACTCGGTGCGCGCCGCGCGCTCGGTAGACGTCGGCTGCGTACGGATGACCGAGCGGCATCTGGTGCACGAGGGCGCCATCAGCGACCCCCCGACCCCGGGGCAGATCAGCGCCATCAAGACCGATATCGCCGCGGCGCTGGACCGGGCCGAGGAGACCGTCCCGCTGAGCGAGGCCGCCACCCTCGTGGGCCTGGCCGGCTCCGTGACCACGGTCGCCGCGATCGCGCTGGGCCTCGACCAGTACGACTCCGAGGCCATTCATCACTCCCGGATCCCGCTGGCGACGGTCCGCGAGATCACGGACCGGATGCTGGCCTCCACCCATGCCGAGCGCGCGGCGATCCCCGTCATGCACCCGGGCCGGGTCGACGTGATCGCCGCGGGCGCGCTCGTGCTGCTGTCGATCATGGAGCGGACCGGCGCCGCGGAGGTCGTCGTCAGCGAGCACGACATCCTGGACGGCATCGCCTGGAGTCTCGCGGGCTGAGGTGAGCACGGTGCGGCAGAGGTCGGCAACGGCCTCTGC belongs to Streptomyces sp. NBC_01454 and includes:
- the eno gene encoding phosphopyruvate hydratase, yielding MPSIDVVVAREILDSRGNPTVEVEVGLDDGSTGRAAVPSGASTGAFEAVELRDGDPNRYLGKGVEKAVLAVIEQIGPELVGYDATEQRLIDQAMFDLDATDNKGSLGANAILGVSLAVAHAASEASDLPLFRYLGGPNAHVLPVPMMNILNGGSHADSNVDIQEFMIAPIGAESFSEALRWGAEVYHTLKKVLKERGLSTGLGDEGGFAPNLGSNREALDLILEAVKQAGYAPGQDIALALDVAASEFCKDGKYQFEGKDRSAAEMTEYYEELVAAYPLVSIEDPLFEDDWAGWKVITDKLGAKVQLVGDDLFVTNPERLARGIEEGSANALLVKVNQIGSLTETLDAVELAQRNGFKCMMSHRSGETEDVTIADLAVATNCGQIKTGAPARSERVAKYNQLLRIEEILDDAAVYAGRSAFPRFRHGS
- a CDS encoding FtsB family cell division protein; the encoded protein is MPADRFSTATRLKALGEQAAARVYRARPPRRNRLTGRAALLALVMCSLVVALAYPIRQYVSQRSDIADQRHRAQDAGAALERLREQQARWQDPEYVRQQARRHLHYVMPGETGYLVQDGSGTGSAPKGPQAAQRPWYENLWDAVDSADKR
- a CDS encoding Ppx/GppA phosphatase family protein; the encoded protein is MKRVAAIDCGTNSIRLLVADCDPATGELKDLDRRMQIVRLGQGVDRTGRLAPEALERTFAACREYAAVIKDLGAEQVRFVATSASRDAENREDFVRGVVDILGVEPEVITGDQEAEFSFDGATKELTGRADLERPFLVVDIGGGSTEFVLGSDSVRAARSVDVGCVRMTERHLVHEGAISDPPTPGQISAIKTDIAAALDRAEETVPLSEAATLVGLAGSVTTVAAIALGLDQYDSEAIHHSRIPLATVREITDRMLASTHAERAAIPVMHPGRVDVIAAGALVLLSIMERTGAAEVVVSEHDILDGIAWSLAG
- a CDS encoding DUF501 domain-containing protein codes for the protein MDTPPPQTEPTEPTAADIAAFKEQLGRPPRGLRAIAHRCPCGRPDVVETAPRLEDGTPFPTLYYLTCPRAASAIGTLEANGVMKEMSERLAADPELAAAYRAAHEDYIRRRDAIEVLQGFPSAGGMPDRVKCLHVLVGHSLAAGPGVNPLGDEALAMLPEWWKKGPCVTPCQDTGAQDTEAQDAPEGDAT